In the genome of Rhodamnia argentea isolate NSW1041297 chromosome 3, ASM2092103v1, whole genome shotgun sequence, one region contains:
- the LOC115747948 gene encoding uncharacterized protein LOC115747948 isoform X2 has translation MHGDGSTAAVGLADKPSEDETDVEKQGEVVVLVRESGGAAAMDSLSTGMNQTTPVTIVVSGGDSYVAPEPAAKDSKALECVVEELPSVGFPKKGYLSRSGSSHEQCRVCQEEKEEDLIDLGCQCRGGIAKAHRSCIEAWFHTRGSNKCEICQQAAANVPPPESHSTPSFWIWRIDPSYGGSGVPEQHGRACFSPLWVAFSILVGGLFLDVLISVTLGVSALPVNIIIGVIVVLGLGTALRLALEFCHEWGMRRAVQRVEANENIRYHPSL, from the exons ATGCATGGCGATGGATCCACCGCTGCTGTGGGCTTGGCTGATAAGCCCTCTGAGGATGAAACCGATGTCGAGAAACAAGGTGAGGTGGTGGTTTTGGTTCGGGAGAGCGGCGGTGCGGCCGCAATGGATAGTTTGTCCACTGGCATGAATCAGACGACGCCAGTGACTATTGTGGTGTCTGGTGGCGATTCATACGTGGCTCCAGAGCCTGCCGCGAAGGATTCCAAGGCACTGGAGTGTGTTGTTGAAGAGCTTCCCTCGGTGGGTTTCCCTAAAAAGGGTTACTTATCGAGGAGTGGGAGCTCTCATGAACAATGCAG AGTCTGTCaagaggagaaggaagaagatttGATAGATCTTGGATGCCAATGTCGAGGTGGCATTGCGAAAGCGCATAGATCATGCATAGAAGCTTGGTTTCACACCAGGGGTTCAAACAAATGCGAAATATGCCA ACAGGCAGCTGCGAATGTGCCACCTCCAGAGTCCCATTCTACT CCAAGTTTCTGGATCTGGAGGATTGATCCTAGCTACGGGGGGTCTGGTGTTCCAGAGCAACATGGGAGG GCCTGTTTCAGTCCACTCTGGGTGGCTTTCTCAATCCTCGTTGGTGGTCTTTTTCTGGACGTGTTGATATCTGTTACGCTTGGAGTTTCTGCACTTCCTGTTAACATTATCATTG GTGTTATCGTTGTGCTTGGACTTGGAACTGCTCTACGGCTTGCCCTTGAATTCTGCCATGAGTGGGGCATGAGGAGGGCGGTGCAAAGGGTGGAAGCGAATGAGAATATCAGGTACCACCCTTCATTGTAG
- the LOC115747948 gene encoding uncharacterized protein LOC115747948 isoform X1 translates to MHGDGSTAAVGLADKPSEDETDVEKQGEVVVLVRESGGAAAMDSLSTGMNQTTPVTIVVSGGDSYVAPEPAAKDSKALECVVEELPSVGFPKKGYLSRSGSSHEQCRVCQEEKEEDLIDLGCQCRGGIAKAHRSCIEAWFHTRGSNKCEICQQAAANVPPPESHSTQPSFWIWRIDPSYGGSGVPEQHGRACFSPLWVAFSILVGGLFLDVLISVTLGVSALPVNIIIGVIVVLGLGTALRLALEFCHEWGMRRAVQRVEANENIRYHPSL, encoded by the exons ATGCATGGCGATGGATCCACCGCTGCTGTGGGCTTGGCTGATAAGCCCTCTGAGGATGAAACCGATGTCGAGAAACAAGGTGAGGTGGTGGTTTTGGTTCGGGAGAGCGGCGGTGCGGCCGCAATGGATAGTTTGTCCACTGGCATGAATCAGACGACGCCAGTGACTATTGTGGTGTCTGGTGGCGATTCATACGTGGCTCCAGAGCCTGCCGCGAAGGATTCCAAGGCACTGGAGTGTGTTGTTGAAGAGCTTCCCTCGGTGGGTTTCCCTAAAAAGGGTTACTTATCGAGGAGTGGGAGCTCTCATGAACAATGCAG AGTCTGTCaagaggagaaggaagaagatttGATAGATCTTGGATGCCAATGTCGAGGTGGCATTGCGAAAGCGCATAGATCATGCATAGAAGCTTGGTTTCACACCAGGGGTTCAAACAAATGCGAAATATGCCA ACAGGCAGCTGCGAATGTGCCACCTCCAGAGTCCCATTCTACT CAGCCAAGTTTCTGGATCTGGAGGATTGATCCTAGCTACGGGGGGTCTGGTGTTCCAGAGCAACATGGGAGG GCCTGTTTCAGTCCACTCTGGGTGGCTTTCTCAATCCTCGTTGGTGGTCTTTTTCTGGACGTGTTGATATCTGTTACGCTTGGAGTTTCTGCACTTCCTGTTAACATTATCATTG GTGTTATCGTTGTGCTTGGACTTGGAACTGCTCTACGGCTTGCCCTTGAATTCTGCCATGAGTGGGGCATGAGGAGGGCGGTGCAAAGGGTGGAAGCGAATGAGAATATCAGGTACCACCCTTCATTGTAG